A stretch of the Panthera uncia isolate 11264 chromosome D1, Puncia_PCG_1.0, whole genome shotgun sequence genome encodes the following:
- the ARRB1 gene encoding beta-arrestin-1 isoform X2: MGESIVAKSLMFPGKQPRVFKKASPNGKLTVYLGKRDFVDHIDLVDPVDGVVLVDPEYLKERRVYVTLTCAFRYGREDLDVLGLTFRKDLFVANVQSFPPAPEDKKPLTRLQERLIKKLGEHAYPFTFEIPPNLPCSVTLQPGPEDTGKACGVDYEVKAFCAENLEEKIHKRNSVRLVIRKVQYAPERPGPQPTAETTRQFLMSDKPLHLEASLDKEIYYHGEPISVNVHVTNNTNKTVKKIKISVRQYADICLFNTAQYKCPVAMEEADDTVAPSSTFCKVYTLTPFLANNREKRGLALDGKLKHEDTNLASSTLLREGANREILGIIVSYKVKVKLVVSRGGDVAVELPFTLMHPKPKEEPPHREVPENEAPVDTNLIELDTNDDDIVFEDFARQRLKGMKDDKEEEEDGTGSPQLNDR, translated from the exons CTCACTGTGTATCTGGGAAAGCGGGACTTTGTGGACCACATCGACCTCGTGGACCCTGTCG ATGGTGTGGTCCTGGTGGATCCTGAGTATCTCaaggagaggagag TCTATGTGACACTGACCTGCGCCTTCCGCTATGGCCGGGAGGACCTGGATGTCCTGGGCCTGACCTTTCGCAAGGACCTGTTTGTGGCCAACGTGCAGTCCTTCCCGCCGGCCCCTGAGGACAAGAAGCCCCTGACACGGCTGCAGGAGCGCCTCATCAAGAAGCTGGGCGAGCACGCCTACCCTTTCACCTTTGAG ATCCCTCCGAACCTCCCATGCTCTGTGACATTGCAGCCGGGGCCTGAAGACACAGGGAAG GCCTGTGGTGTGGACTATGAAGTCAAAGCCTTCTGTGCTGAGAACCTGGAGGAGAAGATCCACAAGCG GAATTCTGTGCGCCTGGTTATCAGGAAGGTTCAGTATGCCCCGGAGAGGCCtggcccccagcccacagctgagACCACCAGGCAGTTCCTCATGTCGGACAAGCCCCTGCATCTAGAGGCCTCCCTGGATAAGGAG ATCTATTACCATGGAGAACCCATCAGCGTTAATGTTCACGTCACCAACAACACCAACAAGACAGTGAAGAAGATCAAGATCTCGG tgCGCCAGTATGCGGACATCTGCCTTTTCAACACAGCCCAGTACAAGTGCCCTGTGGCCATGGAAGAGGCTGA TGACACAGTGGCACCCAGTTCGACATTCTGCAAGGTCTACACACTGACCCCCTTCCTGGCCAACAACCGAGAGAAGCGGGGCCTTGCCTTGGACGGGAAGCTCAAGCATGAAGACACGAACCTGGCCTCCAGCACCCT GTTGAGGGAAGGCGCCAACCGGGAGATCCTGGGCATCATTGTTTCCTACAAGGTGAAAGTGAAGCTGGTGGTATCTCGGGGCGG TGATGTGGCCGTGGAACTGCCCTTCACCCTAATGCACCCCAAGCCCAAAGAGGAACCCCCACATCGTGAAG TTCCAGAGAACGAGGCGCCAGTAGATACCAATCTCATAGAACTTGACACAAA CGATGATGACATCGTGTTTGAGGATTTTGCCCGCCAGAGACTGAAAGGCATGAAGGATgacaaggaggaagaggaggatggcACTGGTTCTCCACAGCTCAACGACAGATAG
- the ARRB1 gene encoding beta-arrestin-1 isoform X4, translating to MASPFLTPALLRSACASFPVFKKASPNGKLTVYLGKRDFVDHIDLVDPVDGVVLVDPEYLKERRVYVTLTCAFRYGREDLDVLGLTFRKDLFVANVQSFPPAPEDKKPLTRLQERLIKKLGEHAYPFTFEIPPNLPCSVTLQPGPEDTGKACGVDYEVKAFCAENLEEKIHKRNSVRLVIRKVQYAPERPGPQPTAETTRQFLMSDKPLHLEASLDKEIYYHGEPISVNVHVTNNTNKTVKKIKISVRQYADICLFNTAQYKCPVAMEEADDTVAPSSTFCKVYTLTPFLANNREKRGLALDGKLKHEDTNLASSTLLREGANREILGIIVSYKVKVKLVVSRGGDVAVELPFTLMHPKPKEEPPHREGEQDLWVTGVGICRLLTPFSTSAVFPHHPISLWVSLQAWVTFFLSSPGSVVRTTLLYLHLTPPRDKEV from the exons CTCACTGTGTATCTGGGAAAGCGGGACTTTGTGGACCACATCGACCTCGTGGACCCTGTCG ATGGTGTGGTCCTGGTGGATCCTGAGTATCTCaaggagaggagag TCTATGTGACACTGACCTGCGCCTTCCGCTATGGCCGGGAGGACCTGGATGTCCTGGGCCTGACCTTTCGCAAGGACCTGTTTGTGGCCAACGTGCAGTCCTTCCCGCCGGCCCCTGAGGACAAGAAGCCCCTGACACGGCTGCAGGAGCGCCTCATCAAGAAGCTGGGCGAGCACGCCTACCCTTTCACCTTTGAG ATCCCTCCGAACCTCCCATGCTCTGTGACATTGCAGCCGGGGCCTGAAGACACAGGGAAG GCCTGTGGTGTGGACTATGAAGTCAAAGCCTTCTGTGCTGAGAACCTGGAGGAGAAGATCCACAAGCG GAATTCTGTGCGCCTGGTTATCAGGAAGGTTCAGTATGCCCCGGAGAGGCCtggcccccagcccacagctgagACCACCAGGCAGTTCCTCATGTCGGACAAGCCCCTGCATCTAGAGGCCTCCCTGGATAAGGAG ATCTATTACCATGGAGAACCCATCAGCGTTAATGTTCACGTCACCAACAACACCAACAAGACAGTGAAGAAGATCAAGATCTCGG tgCGCCAGTATGCGGACATCTGCCTTTTCAACACAGCCCAGTACAAGTGCCCTGTGGCCATGGAAGAGGCTGA TGACACAGTGGCACCCAGTTCGACATTCTGCAAGGTCTACACACTGACCCCCTTCCTGGCCAACAACCGAGAGAAGCGGGGCCTTGCCTTGGACGGGAAGCTCAAGCATGAAGACACGAACCTGGCCTCCAGCACCCT GTTGAGGGAAGGCGCCAACCGGGAGATCCTGGGCATCATTGTTTCCTACAAGGTGAAAGTGAAGCTGGTGGTATCTCGGGGCGG TGATGTGGCCGTGGAACTGCCCTTCACCCTAATGCACCCCAAGCCCAAAGAGGAACCCCCACATCGTGAAGGTGAGCAGGATCTGTGGGTCACTGGAGTGGGAATTTGCAGGTTGCTGACCCCATTCTCCACCAGTGCTGTGTTTCCCCATCATCCCATCTCACTCTGGGTTAGCCTTCAGGCCTGGGTTACCTTTTTCCTCAGCTCCCCAGGATCTGTTGTGAGGACCACACTCCTCTATTTGCATCTGACTCCCCCAAGAGACAAAGAGGTCTGA
- the ARRB1 gene encoding beta-arrestin-1 isoform X5 has product MGDKGTRVFKKASPNGKLTVYLGKRDFVDHIDLVDPVDGVVLVDPEYLKERRVYVTLTCAFRYGREDLDVLGLTFRKDLFVANVQSFPPAPEDKKPLTRLQERLIKKLGEHAYPFTFEIPPNLPCSVTLQPGPEDTGKACGVDYEVKAFCAENLEEKIHKRNSVRLVIRKVQYAPERPGPQPTAETTRQFLMSDKPLHLEASLDKEIYYHGEPISVNVHVTNNTNKTVKKIKISVRQYADICLFNTAQYKCPVAMEEADDTVAPSSTFCKVYTLTPFLANNREKRGLALDGKLKHEDTNLASSTLLREGANREILGIIVSYKVKVKLVVSRGGDVAVELPFTLMHPKPKEEPPHREGEQDLWVTGVGICRLLTPFSTSAVFPHHPISLWVSLQAWVTFFLSSPGSVVRTTLLYLHLTPPRDKEV; this is encoded by the exons CTCACTGTGTATCTGGGAAAGCGGGACTTTGTGGACCACATCGACCTCGTGGACCCTGTCG ATGGTGTGGTCCTGGTGGATCCTGAGTATCTCaaggagaggagag TCTATGTGACACTGACCTGCGCCTTCCGCTATGGCCGGGAGGACCTGGATGTCCTGGGCCTGACCTTTCGCAAGGACCTGTTTGTGGCCAACGTGCAGTCCTTCCCGCCGGCCCCTGAGGACAAGAAGCCCCTGACACGGCTGCAGGAGCGCCTCATCAAGAAGCTGGGCGAGCACGCCTACCCTTTCACCTTTGAG ATCCCTCCGAACCTCCCATGCTCTGTGACATTGCAGCCGGGGCCTGAAGACACAGGGAAG GCCTGTGGTGTGGACTATGAAGTCAAAGCCTTCTGTGCTGAGAACCTGGAGGAGAAGATCCACAAGCG GAATTCTGTGCGCCTGGTTATCAGGAAGGTTCAGTATGCCCCGGAGAGGCCtggcccccagcccacagctgagACCACCAGGCAGTTCCTCATGTCGGACAAGCCCCTGCATCTAGAGGCCTCCCTGGATAAGGAG ATCTATTACCATGGAGAACCCATCAGCGTTAATGTTCACGTCACCAACAACACCAACAAGACAGTGAAGAAGATCAAGATCTCGG tgCGCCAGTATGCGGACATCTGCCTTTTCAACACAGCCCAGTACAAGTGCCCTGTGGCCATGGAAGAGGCTGA TGACACAGTGGCACCCAGTTCGACATTCTGCAAGGTCTACACACTGACCCCCTTCCTGGCCAACAACCGAGAGAAGCGGGGCCTTGCCTTGGACGGGAAGCTCAAGCATGAAGACACGAACCTGGCCTCCAGCACCCT GTTGAGGGAAGGCGCCAACCGGGAGATCCTGGGCATCATTGTTTCCTACAAGGTGAAAGTGAAGCTGGTGGTATCTCGGGGCGG TGATGTGGCCGTGGAACTGCCCTTCACCCTAATGCACCCCAAGCCCAAAGAGGAACCCCCACATCGTGAAGGTGAGCAGGATCTGTGGGTCACTGGAGTGGGAATTTGCAGGTTGCTGACCCCATTCTCCACCAGTGCTGTGTTTCCCCATCATCCCATCTCACTCTGGGTTAGCCTTCAGGCCTGGGTTACCTTTTTCCTCAGCTCCCCAGGATCTGTTGTGAGGACCACACTCCTCTATTTGCATCTGACTCCCCCAAGAGACAAAGAGGTCTGA
- the ARRB1 gene encoding beta-arrestin-1 isoform X1, whose translation MGESIVAKSLMFPGKQPRVFKKASPNGKLTVYLGKRDFVDHIDLVDPVDGVVLVDPEYLKERRVYVTLTCAFRYGREDLDVLGLTFRKDLFVANVQSFPPAPEDKKPLTRLQERLIKKLGEHAYPFTFEIPPNLPCSVTLQPGPEDTGKACGVDYEVKAFCAENLEEKIHKRNSVRLVIRKVQYAPERPGPQPTAETTRQFLMSDKPLHLEASLDKEIYYHGEPISVNVHVTNNTNKTVKKIKISVRQYADICLFNTAQYKCPVAMEEADDTVAPSSTFCKVYTLTPFLANNREKRGLALDGKLKHEDTNLASSTLLREGANREILGIIVSYKVKVKLVVSRGGDVAVELPFTLMHPKPKEEPPHREGEQDLWVTGVGICRLLTPFSTSAVFPHHPISLWVSLQAWVTFFLSSPGSVVRTTLLYLHLTPPRDKEV comes from the exons CTCACTGTGTATCTGGGAAAGCGGGACTTTGTGGACCACATCGACCTCGTGGACCCTGTCG ATGGTGTGGTCCTGGTGGATCCTGAGTATCTCaaggagaggagag TCTATGTGACACTGACCTGCGCCTTCCGCTATGGCCGGGAGGACCTGGATGTCCTGGGCCTGACCTTTCGCAAGGACCTGTTTGTGGCCAACGTGCAGTCCTTCCCGCCGGCCCCTGAGGACAAGAAGCCCCTGACACGGCTGCAGGAGCGCCTCATCAAGAAGCTGGGCGAGCACGCCTACCCTTTCACCTTTGAG ATCCCTCCGAACCTCCCATGCTCTGTGACATTGCAGCCGGGGCCTGAAGACACAGGGAAG GCCTGTGGTGTGGACTATGAAGTCAAAGCCTTCTGTGCTGAGAACCTGGAGGAGAAGATCCACAAGCG GAATTCTGTGCGCCTGGTTATCAGGAAGGTTCAGTATGCCCCGGAGAGGCCtggcccccagcccacagctgagACCACCAGGCAGTTCCTCATGTCGGACAAGCCCCTGCATCTAGAGGCCTCCCTGGATAAGGAG ATCTATTACCATGGAGAACCCATCAGCGTTAATGTTCACGTCACCAACAACACCAACAAGACAGTGAAGAAGATCAAGATCTCGG tgCGCCAGTATGCGGACATCTGCCTTTTCAACACAGCCCAGTACAAGTGCCCTGTGGCCATGGAAGAGGCTGA TGACACAGTGGCACCCAGTTCGACATTCTGCAAGGTCTACACACTGACCCCCTTCCTGGCCAACAACCGAGAGAAGCGGGGCCTTGCCTTGGACGGGAAGCTCAAGCATGAAGACACGAACCTGGCCTCCAGCACCCT GTTGAGGGAAGGCGCCAACCGGGAGATCCTGGGCATCATTGTTTCCTACAAGGTGAAAGTGAAGCTGGTGGTATCTCGGGGCGG TGATGTGGCCGTGGAACTGCCCTTCACCCTAATGCACCCCAAGCCCAAAGAGGAACCCCCACATCGTGAAGGTGAGCAGGATCTGTGGGTCACTGGAGTGGGAATTTGCAGGTTGCTGACCCCATTCTCCACCAGTGCTGTGTTTCCCCATCATCCCATCTCACTCTGGGTTAGCCTTCAGGCCTGGGTTACCTTTTTCCTCAGCTCCCCAGGATCTGTTGTGAGGACCACACTCCTCTATTTGCATCTGACTCCCCCAAGAGACAAAGAGGTCTGA
- the ARRB1 gene encoding beta-arrestin-1 isoform X6 has protein sequence MASPFLTPALLRSACASFPVFKKASPNGKLTVYLGKRDFVDHIDLVDPVDGVVLVDPEYLKERRVYVTLTCAFRYGREDLDVLGLTFRKDLFVANVQSFPPAPEDKKPLTRLQERLIKKLGEHAYPFTFEIPPNLPCSVTLQPGPEDTGKACGVDYEVKAFCAENLEEKIHKRNSVRLVIRKVQYAPERPGPQPTAETTRQFLMSDKPLHLEASLDKEIYYHGEPISVNVHVTNNTNKTVKKIKISVRQYADICLFNTAQYKCPVAMEEADDTVAPSSTFCKVYTLTPFLANNREKRGLALDGKLKHEDTNLASSTLLREGANREILGIIVSYKVKVKLVVSRGGDVAVELPFTLMHPKPKEEPPHREVPENEAPVDTNLIELDTNDDDIVFEDFARQRLKGMKDDKEEEEDGTGSPQLNDR, from the exons CTCACTGTGTATCTGGGAAAGCGGGACTTTGTGGACCACATCGACCTCGTGGACCCTGTCG ATGGTGTGGTCCTGGTGGATCCTGAGTATCTCaaggagaggagag TCTATGTGACACTGACCTGCGCCTTCCGCTATGGCCGGGAGGACCTGGATGTCCTGGGCCTGACCTTTCGCAAGGACCTGTTTGTGGCCAACGTGCAGTCCTTCCCGCCGGCCCCTGAGGACAAGAAGCCCCTGACACGGCTGCAGGAGCGCCTCATCAAGAAGCTGGGCGAGCACGCCTACCCTTTCACCTTTGAG ATCCCTCCGAACCTCCCATGCTCTGTGACATTGCAGCCGGGGCCTGAAGACACAGGGAAG GCCTGTGGTGTGGACTATGAAGTCAAAGCCTTCTGTGCTGAGAACCTGGAGGAGAAGATCCACAAGCG GAATTCTGTGCGCCTGGTTATCAGGAAGGTTCAGTATGCCCCGGAGAGGCCtggcccccagcccacagctgagACCACCAGGCAGTTCCTCATGTCGGACAAGCCCCTGCATCTAGAGGCCTCCCTGGATAAGGAG ATCTATTACCATGGAGAACCCATCAGCGTTAATGTTCACGTCACCAACAACACCAACAAGACAGTGAAGAAGATCAAGATCTCGG tgCGCCAGTATGCGGACATCTGCCTTTTCAACACAGCCCAGTACAAGTGCCCTGTGGCCATGGAAGAGGCTGA TGACACAGTGGCACCCAGTTCGACATTCTGCAAGGTCTACACACTGACCCCCTTCCTGGCCAACAACCGAGAGAAGCGGGGCCTTGCCTTGGACGGGAAGCTCAAGCATGAAGACACGAACCTGGCCTCCAGCACCCT GTTGAGGGAAGGCGCCAACCGGGAGATCCTGGGCATCATTGTTTCCTACAAGGTGAAAGTGAAGCTGGTGGTATCTCGGGGCGG TGATGTGGCCGTGGAACTGCCCTTCACCCTAATGCACCCCAAGCCCAAAGAGGAACCCCCACATCGTGAAG TTCCAGAGAACGAGGCGCCAGTAGATACCAATCTCATAGAACTTGACACAAA CGATGATGACATCGTGTTTGAGGATTTTGCCCGCCAGAGACTGAAAGGCATGAAGGATgacaaggaggaagaggaggatggcACTGGTTCTCCACAGCTCAACGACAGATAG
- the ARRB1 gene encoding beta-arrestin-1 isoform X3 encodes MESSLCIWESGTLWTTSTSWTLSMVWSWWILSISRRGEPVPSSAPPSQSCQPVPALTNPVSLLCSSSLPLARVGGGERQSWSSSQPPPPPRGQTRMALPVYVTLTCAFRYGREDLDVLGLTFRKDLFVANVQSFPPAPEDKKPLTRLQERLIKKLGEHAYPFTFEIPPNLPCSVTLQPGPEDTGKACGVDYEVKAFCAENLEEKIHKRNSVRLVIRKVQYAPERPGPQPTAETTRQFLMSDKPLHLEASLDKEIYYHGEPISVNVHVTNNTNKTVKKIKISVRQYADICLFNTAQYKCPVAMEEADDTVAPSSTFCKVYTLTPFLANNREKRGLALDGKLKHEDTNLASSTLLREGANREILGIIVSYKVKVKLVVSRGGDVAVELPFTLMHPKPKEEPPHREGEQDLWVTGVGICRLLTPFSTSAVFPHHPISLWVSLQAWVTFFLSSPGSVVRTTLLYLHLTPPRDKEV; translated from the exons CTCACTGTGTATCTGGGAAAGCGGGACTTTGTGGACCACATCGACCTCGTGGACCCTGTCG ATGGTGTGGTCCTGGTGGATCCTGAGTATCTCaaggagaggagag cCAGTCCCTTCATCGGCCCCACCCTCCCAGTCCTGCCAGCCTGTGCCAGCCCTCACCAACCCTGTCAGTCTCCTGTGCTCCTCCTCACTTCCGCTGgccagagttgggggtggggaaagacagAGCTGGTCCAGCAGtcagcccccacctcctcccagggGCCAGACCCGAATGGCTCTCCCAG TCTATGTGACACTGACCTGCGCCTTCCGCTATGGCCGGGAGGACCTGGATGTCCTGGGCCTGACCTTTCGCAAGGACCTGTTTGTGGCCAACGTGCAGTCCTTCCCGCCGGCCCCTGAGGACAAGAAGCCCCTGACACGGCTGCAGGAGCGCCTCATCAAGAAGCTGGGCGAGCACGCCTACCCTTTCACCTTTGAG ATCCCTCCGAACCTCCCATGCTCTGTGACATTGCAGCCGGGGCCTGAAGACACAGGGAAG GCCTGTGGTGTGGACTATGAAGTCAAAGCCTTCTGTGCTGAGAACCTGGAGGAGAAGATCCACAAGCG GAATTCTGTGCGCCTGGTTATCAGGAAGGTTCAGTATGCCCCGGAGAGGCCtggcccccagcccacagctgagACCACCAGGCAGTTCCTCATGTCGGACAAGCCCCTGCATCTAGAGGCCTCCCTGGATAAGGAG ATCTATTACCATGGAGAACCCATCAGCGTTAATGTTCACGTCACCAACAACACCAACAAGACAGTGAAGAAGATCAAGATCTCGG tgCGCCAGTATGCGGACATCTGCCTTTTCAACACAGCCCAGTACAAGTGCCCTGTGGCCATGGAAGAGGCTGA TGACACAGTGGCACCCAGTTCGACATTCTGCAAGGTCTACACACTGACCCCCTTCCTGGCCAACAACCGAGAGAAGCGGGGCCTTGCCTTGGACGGGAAGCTCAAGCATGAAGACACGAACCTGGCCTCCAGCACCCT GTTGAGGGAAGGCGCCAACCGGGAGATCCTGGGCATCATTGTTTCCTACAAGGTGAAAGTGAAGCTGGTGGTATCTCGGGGCGG TGATGTGGCCGTGGAACTGCCCTTCACCCTAATGCACCCCAAGCCCAAAGAGGAACCCCCACATCGTGAAGGTGAGCAGGATCTGTGGGTCACTGGAGTGGGAATTTGCAGGTTGCTGACCCCATTCTCCACCAGTGCTGTGTTTCCCCATCATCCCATCTCACTCTGGGTTAGCCTTCAGGCCTGGGTTACCTTTTTCCTCAGCTCCCCAGGATCTGTTGTGAGGACCACACTCCTCTATTTGCATCTGACTCCCCCAAGAGACAAAGAGGTCTGA